From Streptomyces sp. NBC_01460, a single genomic window includes:
- a CDS encoding excisionase family DNA-binding protein yields the protein MTTTVIERKWHSTTEVAEMLGFGLSKTKMLVLTGEIRSVKVGRNRRILPAWVDEYIQRVSADAEGWAA from the coding sequence ATGACCACCACCGTGATCGAGCGCAAGTGGCACTCCACCACCGAGGTCGCCGAGATGCTCGGCTTCGGGCTCTCCAAGACGAAAATGCTCGTGCTCACCGGGGAGATCCGTTCCGTGAAAGTCGGTCGCAACCGCCGCATCCTCCCGGCCTGGGTGGACGAGTACATCCAGCGCGTCTCCGCCGACGCCGAAGGGTGGGCAGCATGA
- the repSA gene encoding replication initiator protein RepSA: MAHRPSPSKQKRSTPAPQLDPTVLGDVLRVASASDYTRWEDQIRRTGGCADPVHLSGWVTHKDKTTGETLHRYSTAYEPGGRLRIACGNRRASRCPSCAWTYAGDTYHLIRAGLAGDDRRDITAAVRDHPRVFATLTAPSFGPVHNRPDRGTCRCGTAHASDSADLGSALDPETYDYAGAVLFNNHAGELWQRFTTRLRRELAIHAGIPRRELGDHLRVSFGKVAEFQKRGALHFHAVVRLDGPEGPCTPPPSWATVDLLTDAIRAAAAHSYTSVSVPAAGEQSARTFQWGRQLDVRPVKAFGDGSDVTEQAVASYVAKYATKAAENTGTLDRRIGELAELDRHRVPDHTRRLITACRELDSLYPDRRLWAWAHMLGFRGHFSSKSRTYSTTLGALRQERADYRAAQEAPALGLADREPDTVLVLTDWQYVGHGHTPGEGALAATIARDLQTNRETAREARYDALEGTAA, encoded by the coding sequence ATGGCCCACCGGCCCTCACCCTCGAAACAGAAGCGGTCCACGCCCGCCCCACAGCTCGACCCGACCGTCCTCGGGGACGTCCTCCGGGTGGCCTCGGCCTCCGACTACACCCGCTGGGAGGACCAGATCCGCCGCACCGGCGGCTGTGCCGACCCCGTCCACCTGAGCGGCTGGGTAACCCACAAGGACAAGACCACCGGCGAGACCCTGCACCGCTACTCGACCGCGTACGAGCCGGGCGGGCGTCTCCGCATCGCCTGCGGCAACCGCCGCGCCTCCCGCTGCCCCTCCTGCGCCTGGACCTACGCGGGCGACACCTACCACCTGATCCGCGCCGGCCTCGCCGGAGACGACCGCCGCGACATCACCGCCGCCGTCCGCGACCACCCGCGCGTATTCGCCACCCTCACCGCACCCTCGTTCGGCCCTGTCCACAACCGCCCCGACCGGGGCACCTGCCGGTGCGGCACGGCACACGCCTCGGACTCCGCGGACCTGGGCTCCGCCCTTGACCCGGAGACCTACGACTACGCGGGCGCCGTGCTCTTCAACAACCACGCCGGGGAGCTCTGGCAGCGCTTCACCACCCGACTCCGCCGCGAACTCGCCATCCACGCGGGCATCCCACGCCGTGAGCTGGGTGACCATCTCCGCGTCTCCTTCGGCAAGGTCGCCGAATTCCAGAAGCGCGGAGCCCTCCACTTCCACGCCGTCGTACGTCTCGACGGCCCGGAGGGACCTTGCACTCCGCCGCCCTCTTGGGCCACGGTCGATCTCCTCACCGACGCGATACGAGCCGCAGCCGCGCACTCGTACACGTCGGTCTCCGTCCCGGCTGCCGGTGAACAGTCGGCCCGGACCTTCCAATGGGGACGACAGCTCGACGTCCGCCCGGTCAAGGCCTTCGGCGACGGTTCAGATGTCACCGAACAGGCCGTCGCCTCGTACGTGGCCAAGTACGCCACCAAAGCCGCCGAGAACACCGGCACCCTGGACCGCCGTATCGGTGAGCTCGCCGAACTCGACCGCCACCGCGTTCCCGATCACACCCGTCGGCTCATCACCGCATGCCGTGAGCTCGACAGCCTCTATCCGGACCGACGTCTCTGGGCCTGGGCCCACATGCTCGGCTTCCGCGGCCACTTCTCGTCCAAGTCCCGCACCTACTCCACCACCCTCGGCGCCCTCCGTCAGGAACGCGCCGACTACCGCGCCGCCCAGGAAGCGCCTGCTCTCGGCCTCGCCGACCGCGAACCGGACACCGTCCTCGTCCTGACCGACTGGCAGTACGTAGGCCACGGGCACACCCCCGGCGAAGGAGCTCTCGCCGCCACCATCGCCCGTGATCTCCAAACCAACCGCGAGACCGCCCGCGAAGCCCGGTATGACGCTCTGGAAGGGACAGCTGCATGA
- a CDS encoding SpdD-like protein produces the protein MFQPKIPTMPQPSGLVTPPAVIQPTTITPGTPAPAPAAPPPTRPVVQLTPGTAVALVGAGTAVVLVVGTVLVSLLLAVAVTSASVAVCAVVLRSLIASDAKRR, from the coding sequence ATGTTCCAGCCCAAGATCCCGACCATGCCGCAGCCCTCGGGCCTGGTCACCCCACCCGCCGTCATCCAGCCGACCACCATCACGCCGGGCACGCCTGCCCCGGCACCCGCCGCCCCTCCGCCGACCCGTCCGGTCGTACAACTCACCCCCGGCACCGCGGTCGCGCTCGTCGGTGCCGGCACTGCCGTCGTCCTGGTCGTCGGCACCGTCCTGGTCTCGCTGCTCCTGGCGGTCGCCGTCACCAGCGCATCGGTCGCCGTCTGCGCGGTCGTCCTGCGCTCCCTGATCGCGTCCGACGCCAAACGCCGCTGA
- a CDS encoding mobile element transfer protein: MPARDSFHSVMRIGPVQIGTHRDRTGRTVHAAVCTADRCGWSADYSSRTAAQLAARTHRCTVR, encoded by the coding sequence ATGCCCGCCCGCGACAGCTTCCACTCCGTGATGCGTATCGGCCCCGTACAGATCGGCACCCACCGCGACCGCACCGGCCGCACCGTCCACGCCGCCGTCTGCACTGCCGACCGCTGCGGCTGGTCCGCCGACTACTCCAGCCGGACCGCCGCCCAACTCGCCGCCCGTACCCACCGCTGCACCGTCCGTTAG
- a CDS encoding DUF2637 domain-containing protein: MGARHGLRIDAVLIQAVIAGALSFAHLHDLAAAAGQDGWKAWAYPVSVDLLLVAAWRRLRSEGPSRLAWCWFLIALFASLGANVATAGFLDLADPPAPLRLGIAGWPALAFLGGTLLAHSSRKPEPAPPAAVTETKDVGPTRVPDAAPIPSQADEPPATTALSSPPAPSPDTPVPAVLIDHARKVADEYRTRTGSPIDTDTLRSRLGVPPHLADAIAARLS, translated from the coding sequence ATGGGCGCCCGGCACGGTCTCCGGATCGACGCGGTGTTGATCCAGGCGGTCATCGCCGGAGCTCTGTCCTTCGCCCACCTGCACGACCTCGCCGCCGCGGCCGGACAGGACGGCTGGAAGGCATGGGCCTACCCGGTCAGCGTCGACCTGCTCCTTGTCGCCGCCTGGCGTCGGCTGCGCAGTGAGGGCCCGTCCCGGTTGGCCTGGTGCTGGTTCCTGATCGCCCTGTTCGCCTCGCTCGGCGCCAACGTCGCCACCGCCGGGTTCCTCGACCTGGCCGATCCGCCGGCCCCGCTCCGGCTCGGCATCGCCGGATGGCCCGCACTCGCCTTCCTCGGCGGCACTCTCCTCGCCCACTCGTCGCGGAAGCCGGAGCCAGCTCCGCCAGCCGCCGTCACGGAGACAAAGGACGTCGGGCCGACGCGTGTGCCTGACGCGGCCCCGATCCCATCCCAAGCCGATGAGCCCCCAGCGACAACGGCCCTGTCCTCGCCACCGGCCCCCTCCCCGGATACGCCCGTTCCCGCCGTGCTGATCGACCACGCCCGCAAGGTCGCCGACGAGTACCGCACCCGCACCGGATCACCGATCGACACCGACACCCTCCGCTCCCGCCTCGGCGTTCCGCCCCACCTCGCCGACGCCATCGCCGCCCGCCTCAGCTGA
- a CDS encoding FtsK/SpoIIIE domain-containing protein encodes MTAFTVALVLVVAAAGLLRWRRPAWYWLGFGVTLAALRVLVRYRSVMDACGLTVPPARWRLSLARATNQPIPEPRPPRIRRLWPTRTGLVLRLKLRPGQDVFDIAAASDRLRHSFSMFGVTSREVRSGVVEVRMTGYDVLKRVQMPAETETRPMRVPVALREDGSVHYRDYRANPHALTLGATESGKSVYQRNLVAGLAPLDVALVGIDCKQGVELFPLASRFSALADSPDTAAELLDALVARMADVYRLIRTQQRITVDVPDAEIAADIWDLPEELRPTPVVVLVDEVAELALYATKEEERRRDRIITALVRLAQLGRAAGIYLEICGQRFGSELGKGITMLRAQLTGRTAHRLNDETSANMAFGDIAPDAVLAAIQIPAELRGLAIAGDSSGGWHRIRAPHTSLRQAVNLCNRYADRTPDLPELAPFRPTTGTATELVPSAKASPATA; translated from the coding sequence ATGACCGCCTTCACGGTCGCTCTGGTGCTGGTCGTCGCCGCTGCGGGTCTCCTGCGGTGGCGGCGGCCCGCCTGGTACTGGCTGGGCTTCGGGGTCACTCTGGCCGCGCTGCGGGTCTTGGTCCGGTACCGCTCGGTCATGGACGCGTGCGGGTTGACCGTTCCGCCGGCGCGTTGGCGGTTATCTCTGGCTCGGGCCACCAACCAGCCGATACCTGAACCCCGCCCACCGCGTATCCGACGACTGTGGCCGACTCGCACCGGCCTGGTCCTCCGACTCAAGCTCCGTCCCGGGCAGGACGTCTTCGACATCGCTGCGGCCTCGGACCGGCTTCGGCACTCGTTCTCGATGTTCGGCGTGACCTCGCGTGAGGTGCGGTCCGGTGTCGTCGAGGTGCGGATGACCGGATACGACGTGCTCAAGCGGGTGCAGATGCCTGCTGAGACGGAGACCCGGCCGATGCGGGTACCGGTCGCCCTTCGGGAGGACGGGTCGGTGCACTACCGCGACTACCGCGCGAACCCTCACGCCCTCACCCTCGGTGCCACGGAGTCCGGCAAGTCGGTCTACCAACGCAACCTGGTCGCCGGCCTTGCTCCTCTGGACGTTGCCCTCGTCGGCATCGACTGCAAACAAGGGGTCGAACTCTTCCCGCTGGCAAGCAGGTTCTCAGCGCTGGCCGACAGCCCGGACACCGCTGCCGAACTCCTCGATGCACTCGTGGCGCGGATGGCGGACGTCTACCGCCTCATCCGTACCCAGCAGCGCATCACCGTCGATGTGCCGGACGCGGAGATCGCCGCCGACATCTGGGACCTGCCTGAGGAGCTCCGCCCGACCCCGGTCGTCGTCCTGGTCGACGAGGTGGCCGAACTCGCCCTGTACGCAACGAAGGAGGAGGAGAGGCGGCGAGACCGCATCATCACCGCCCTGGTCCGTCTCGCACAGCTCGGCCGCGCCGCCGGTATCTACCTCGAAATCTGCGGACAGCGCTTCGGCTCCGAACTCGGCAAGGGCATCACCATGCTCCGCGCCCAACTCACCGGCCGCACCGCCCACCGTCTCAACGACGAGACCTCCGCCAACATGGCCTTCGGCGACATCGCCCCGGACGCGGTCCTCGCCGCCATCCAGATTCCCGCCGAACTGCGAGGCCTTGCTATCGCGGGAGACTCGTCCGGCGGCTGGCACCGCATCCGCGCTCCGCACACCTCGCTCCGCCAGGCCGTGAACCTCTGCAACCGGTACGCCGACAGGACCCCGGACCTGCCCGAGCTGGCCCCTTTCCGGCCCACCACCGGCACCGCCACCGAGCTTGTGCCATCGGCGAAGGCTTCTCCGGCCACCGCCTGA
- a CDS encoding SCO3933 family regulatory protein, whose amino-acid sequence MRQIPVDTSSAVVMVAKIPQVKVRDRRTGEIATDMETGAQLMTVDVMFAANEEVEILSVTVPEPGITGELAMGTPVALTGLVARPWENDFNGQRRHGIAFRAVAVTSLADVATTGSKAA is encoded by the coding sequence GTGCGTCAGATTCCCGTCGACACCTCCAGCGCTGTCGTGATGGTCGCCAAGATTCCGCAGGTCAAGGTCCGTGACCGCCGCACCGGTGAGATCGCCACCGACATGGAGACCGGTGCTCAGCTCATGACCGTGGACGTGATGTTCGCGGCGAACGAGGAGGTGGAGATCCTGTCCGTCACCGTTCCGGAGCCCGGGATCACCGGTGAGCTGGCCATGGGTACGCCGGTCGCGCTCACCGGCCTGGTCGCCCGTCCGTGGGAGAACGACTTCAACGGCCAGCGGCGGCACGGCATCGCGTTCCGCGCGGTCGCGGTCACCTCGCTCGCCGACGTCGCCACCACAGGGTCGAAGGCGGCCTGA
- a CDS encoding GntR family transcriptional regulator, translating to MGTAAGGAGSGPRYVQIADDLVQQIRAGVLKAGDMVPSESELVDRYGVSGGTIRKAMVEVRASGLVETRHGKGSIVKDRPPVRHRSSDRFRRSLRQGGQAAYLAESAQSGATAKVSVLYIGPMDAPEDAAERLGVPAGTQVLARRRLYFRNGTPVETASSYLPWDVVKEIPELFAENPGGGGIYARLEDHGHEFAEFVETLQARPASKSEASELALSPGAPVVHLIREARTTAGRVVEVCDTLMAADQFVFEYRIPADD from the coding sequence ATGGGAACTGCGGCGGGAGGGGCCGGTTCCGGTCCTCGGTATGTGCAGATCGCTGATGACCTCGTGCAGCAGATCCGGGCAGGGGTCCTCAAGGCCGGCGACATGGTGCCGAGCGAATCCGAGCTGGTGGACCGCTACGGCGTCTCCGGCGGGACGATCCGTAAGGCCATGGTCGAGGTACGGGCGAGTGGGCTCGTCGAGACCAGGCATGGCAAGGGCTCGATTGTGAAGGACCGGCCCCCCGTACGGCACCGCTCCTCCGATCGGTTCCGGCGCTCGCTCCGGCAAGGTGGCCAGGCCGCCTACCTCGCGGAGTCCGCACAGTCCGGCGCCACCGCGAAAGTCAGCGTCCTCTACATCGGTCCCATGGACGCGCCCGAGGACGCCGCCGAGCGGCTGGGTGTCCCCGCCGGTACGCAGGTGTTGGCCCGCCGGCGCCTCTACTTCCGCAACGGCACCCCGGTGGAAACCGCCTCGTCGTACCTGCCCTGGGACGTGGTGAAGGAGATTCCCGAGCTGTTCGCCGAGAACCCCGGTGGCGGTGGCATCTACGCCCGACTCGAAGACCACGGGCATGAGTTCGCGGAGTTCGTCGAGACGCTGCAAGCGCGCCCGGCCTCGAAGTCGGAGGCGTCGGAACTGGCGCTCAGCCCTGGCGCGCCCGTGGTTCACCTGATCCGGGAGGCCCGTACGACCGCGGGTCGGGTGGTCGAGGTGTGCGACACGCTCATGGCCGCTGACCAGTTCGTTTTCGAGTATCGGATTCCTGCCGACGACTGA
- a CDS encoding NUDIX hydrolase, with product MLLYMSQSQEATPTPLHSVSVAGVVVREDGRLLAIRRADNGTWELPGGILELNETPEAGVAREVWEETGIHVEVDQLTGVYKNTTRGIVALVFRCKPSGGTERTSSESTAVSWLTPDQVSERMAEVYAVRLLDALDGNGPHVRSHDGKQLTSAG from the coding sequence ATGCTCCTCTACATGAGTCAATCACAGGAAGCGACACCCACTCCCCTGCACTCCGTGTCCGTCGCCGGAGTAGTGGTGCGCGAGGACGGCCGCCTCCTGGCGATCCGCCGAGCCGACAACGGCACCTGGGAGCTTCCTGGCGGCATCCTCGAACTCAACGAGACACCCGAGGCCGGCGTTGCCCGCGAGGTCTGGGAAGAGACAGGCATCCACGTCGAAGTGGACCAGCTCACCGGCGTCTACAAGAACACGACCCGAGGCATCGTCGCTCTAGTCTTCCGCTGCAAGCCCTCCGGCGGCACCGAGCGCACCTCAAGCGAGTCGACCGCCGTCTCCTGGCTCACACCCGACCAGGTCAGCGAGCGCATGGCAGAGGTCTACGCGGTCCGTCTGCTGGACGCCCTGGACGGCAACGGCCCTCACGTGCGGAGCCACGACGGCAAGCAGCTCACCTCAGCGGGATAA